The sequence ACTGATTTTTTGTGCAGTCCATTCACGCTGGAAACGTATGATAGTATTGCTTTTACTAGTGCAAATGCTGTTCATTATTTTCTGGAAAACATGGATCATAAACTTTTAGCTAATAAAAACATCTTCGCTTTACAAGGGGCAACACGCGAAGCGCTTCTGTTAAAAGATATAGTGCCCAATATCATTGCACCTAATGTAGATGAACTGGGCAAACTAATTAAATGGAAGAAAGAAGAATTGAATATTCAAAGAATGCTTCACCCAATTGGGAATCTTACACTGCCCGATTTAGGATATGTGGTTACAGGTGCTGGCATGACTTATCAAGAACTGAATGTTTATCATACTGAATTAAATCCCGTACCTGTGGATGCTATTCCATTTAAAGCTATTCTTTTTTTTAGTCCAAGTGCTATTGACAGTTTTTCAATGGCAAATCGGTTCTCCTCCGAAAGAGTTTATGCATGTATTGGTAATACTACTTTCACTCGTCTTCAATATTATACAGACACAAGCAATGCAGTAATTGCAAAAAATCCAACACCCGAAGCCATGTTAATGGCCTTATCTAAAAAAATGAGCAATGATTAAAAATGACCTCTTTTTACGAGCTTTAAAAGGTAATAGTGTAGAGCGGCCTCCCGTTTGGATGATGCGCCAGGCTGGACGATACTTGCCGGAATATATTGAACTCAGAAAAAAATACGATTTTTTTACTCGCGTTCAAACGCCTGAATTAGCAGCAGAAATTACTGTACAGCCAATTGATATAATCGGGACAGATGCTGCCATACTTTTTTCTGATATTCTAGTTGTTCCTCAGGCCATGGGGCTTGAAGTTCAAATGGTGGAGTCGAAGGGCCCAATCTTACCCAAAACCATAGCAACTTCTGCCGATCTTGCACAATTAGTAGTTGATGAAGCAGCAGATCAGCTTTCCTATGTTTATGAAGCCATCAAGGTTACCAAGCAAAAACTAGACGGTAGGGTGCCATTAATTGGATTTGCTGGAGCTCCTTTTACGATTCTTTGTTATATGGTAGAAGGTAAGGGGTCAAAAGCTTTTGATAAGGCAAAACAATTTTGTTTTGCCCAACCTAAATTGGCACATGAACTCTTAGCTAAGATCACAGAAGTTACTATTCAATATTTGCGACGTCAAATCAAAGCTGGGGTTGATTGTGTACAGGTTTTTGATAGTTGGAGTGGATTACTTTCTCCCAATGATTTTAAAGAATTTTCCCAGCCATACCTTGTTGCAATTGCCAATGCGCTTAAAGAGGAATCCCCTGTTATTCTTTTCCCCAAAGGCAGTTGGTATGCATTGGAAGATTTATCAACATTAGACATTGGTGCAATCGGTATTGATTGGACTATTTCTCCGCAATTAGCTAGGCAACTTACCCAAAACAAGATAACGCTTCAAGGAAATTTTGATCCCAACCATTTGCTGAAACCCATTTCTGAAATTAAGAAAGAAGTAAAACAGATGATTGAGGCATTTGGGAAAGATAGATATATCGTTAATCTGGGACATGGCATTTTGCCCAATGTTCCCGTTACGCATGCAAAAGCTTTTGTAGACGCTGTTAAATTGTATCAATAAAATAACCATCATGATTCATCGTCCAAGAATACTTCGTGCATCCGCTTCCATACGAAAAATGGTTCAGGAGACCATTTTGCAACCACAACATTTAATTGCTCCCCTTTTTATTGTGGAGGGTGAAAATGTGGAAGAAGATATTCCATCCCTTCCAGGTTATTATCGCAGAAGCCTCGATAAAACATTGGAGGAAGTGTTTCAACTTTACGAGTTGGGCATTCGTTCGGTTTTGTTATTTATTAAATGCCCTGACTCCAAAAAAGATAATGAAGGAACAGAAGCACTTCGTGAAGATGGATTGATGCAGACGGCTATAAGAGCCATTCGAAAGCAGATGCCTGGTATGTTGATCATGACGGATGTTGCATTAGACCCTTATTCTAGTTACGGTCACGACGGAATTGTAAAAGAGCAAGAAATTATTAATGATGAGACCATAGCCATATTAGCAAAAATGGCAGTTAGTCATGCAGCAGCAGGGGCTCATTTTGTTGCTCCCAGCGATATGATGGATGGGAGAATTGCTGCAATTCGCCACTCTTTAGAAACTGCAGGCTATCAAAATACAGGTATCATGGGTTATAGCGCAAAATATGCTTCCTGTTTCTACGGTCCCTTTAGAGATGCGCTTGATTCTGCTCCCGGATTTGGGGACAAAAAAACCTATCAGATGGATCCAGCCAATCGTTTAGAAGCGGTTAAAGAAGTTCTTTTAGATGTGAATGAAGGGGCAGATATTGTTATGGTTAAGCCCGCACTTTCTTATCTAGATATTATTCGCGAAGTAAAAAATGCTACCCATATTCCGGTTAGCGCTTATCATGTAAGTGGTGAATACGCGATGATAAAAGCGGCTGCTCAAAAAGGATGGTTGAATGAGGATCAGGCAATCATGGAAACTACAGTAAGCATAAAAAGAGCAGGTGCAGACCTAATTGCCACCTACTTTGCTAAAGATATTGTTCGCTTAATAAACAATGCATAAAATGAAAATGAGTAGTAAAAGGCAAAAGAGTGAAGTTTTATTTGCGAATGCTAAGCTTTCCATTCCAGGTGGCGTGAATTCTCCCGTTCGTGCATTTAAAAGTGTAGGTGGGAATCCAGTCTTTATGGAAAGGGCGGAAGGGGCTTATTTGTATGATGCAGATGGAAACAGCTATATTGATTATATAAATTCATGGGGTCCTATGATCTTGGGACAT is a genomic window of Sediminibacterium sp. TEGAF015 containing:
- a CDS encoding uroporphyrinogen-III synthase, whose product is MMVLSTKQLNANMIKRAKEAFGMDLVCKSFTKIKRTDFLCSPFTLETYDSIAFTSANAVHYFLENMDHKLLANKNIFALQGATREALLLKDIVPNIIAPNVDELGKLIKWKKEELNIQRMLHPIGNLTLPDLGYVVTGAGMTYQELNVYHTELNPVPVDAIPFKAILFFSPSAIDSFSMANRFSSERVYACIGNTTFTRLQYYTDTSNAVIAKNPTPEAMLMALSKKMSND
- the hemE gene encoding uroporphyrinogen decarboxylase — encoded protein: MIKNDLFLRALKGNSVERPPVWMMRQAGRYLPEYIELRKKYDFFTRVQTPELAAEITVQPIDIIGTDAAILFSDILVVPQAMGLEVQMVESKGPILPKTIATSADLAQLVVDEAADQLSYVYEAIKVTKQKLDGRVPLIGFAGAPFTILCYMVEGKGSKAFDKAKQFCFAQPKLAHELLAKITEVTIQYLRRQIKAGVDCVQVFDSWSGLLSPNDFKEFSQPYLVAIANALKEESPVILFPKGSWYALEDLSTLDIGAIGIDWTISPQLARQLTQNKITLQGNFDPNHLLKPISEIKKEVKQMIEAFGKDRYIVNLGHGILPNVPVTHAKAFVDAVKLYQ
- the hemB gene encoding porphobilinogen synthase encodes the protein MIHRPRILRASASIRKMVQETILQPQHLIAPLFIVEGENVEEDIPSLPGYYRRSLDKTLEEVFQLYELGIRSVLLFIKCPDSKKDNEGTEALREDGLMQTAIRAIRKQMPGMLIMTDVALDPYSSYGHDGIVKEQEIINDETIAILAKMAVSHAAAGAHFVAPSDMMDGRIAAIRHSLETAGYQNTGIMGYSAKYASCFYGPFRDALDSAPGFGDKKTYQMDPANRLEAVKEVLLDVNEGADIVMVKPALSYLDIIREVKNATHIPVSAYHVSGEYAMIKAAAQKGWLNEDQAIMETTVSIKRAGADLIATYFAKDIVRLINNA